The following coding sequences lie in one Streptomyces albofaciens JCM 4342 genomic window:
- a CDS encoding low temperature requirement protein A has translation MARMQARGRSETHRAATPLELFFDLCFVVAVAQAGRQLVHALAEGHPGHGIPGYLMLFFAVWWAWVNFSWFSSAYDTDDALYRVVTLVQIAGVLILAASVPRAFDGDFAVVWFGYLVMRLALVAQWLRAARNSTGPERTTALRYAAGVTLCQFGWLVLLLSPDTARPWVFLVLAVAEMAVPTLAERGHQTSWHPHHIAERYGLFVIIVLGETVSAATVAVQSAVDEQDALGDLLPIAAGGLLLIFAAYWIYFAVPIHLHLASNRQAFLWGYGHYLVFGSAAAIGAGIEVAVEEAVGKAHLSGFAASAAVTVPAALFLFTVWLIHSRHQKRNLAQQLVLPVSSVLVLACTFAGHAAVLLAGLTGAVTVAVGATLTARQGQALES, from the coding sequence ATGGCCCGTATGCAGGCGCGCGGCCGTTCCGAGACGCACCGCGCCGCCACCCCGCTGGAGCTCTTCTTCGACCTGTGCTTCGTCGTGGCCGTCGCGCAGGCCGGCCGGCAGCTCGTGCACGCGCTCGCGGAGGGGCACCCGGGGCACGGCATCCCCGGCTACCTGATGCTGTTCTTCGCCGTGTGGTGGGCGTGGGTGAACTTCTCGTGGTTCTCGTCCGCGTACGACACCGACGACGCGCTGTACCGAGTGGTGACGCTCGTGCAGATCGCGGGCGTGCTGATCCTGGCGGCCAGCGTGCCACGGGCCTTCGACGGCGACTTCGCGGTGGTGTGGTTCGGCTACCTGGTGATGCGGCTCGCGCTGGTGGCGCAGTGGCTGCGGGCCGCGCGCAACAGCACCGGCCCGGAGCGGACCACCGCGCTGCGCTACGCCGCCGGGGTGACGCTGTGCCAGTTCGGCTGGCTGGTGCTGCTGCTGTCGCCGGACACCGCCCGGCCGTGGGTGTTCCTGGTGCTGGCGGTCGCGGAGATGGCCGTACCCACGCTGGCCGAGCGCGGCCACCAGACCTCCTGGCACCCGCACCACATCGCCGAGCGGTACGGCCTGTTCGTCATCATCGTGCTCGGCGAGACGGTCTCCGCCGCCACGGTGGCGGTGCAGTCCGCGGTGGACGAGCAGGACGCGCTGGGTGATCTGCTGCCCATCGCGGCGGGCGGCCTGCTGCTGATCTTCGCCGCGTACTGGATCTACTTCGCGGTTCCCATCCATCTCCACCTCGCCTCCAACCGGCAGGCGTTCCTCTGGGGTTACGGCCACTACCTGGTCTTCGGCTCGGCGGCGGCCATCGGCGCGGGCATCGAGGTGGCGGTGGAGGAGGCGGTCGGCAAGGCGCACCTCTCCGGCTTCGCGGCGTCCGCGGCCGTCACCGTCCCCGCCGCGCTGTTCCTGTTCACCGTGTGGCTGATCCACTCCCGCCACCAGAAGCGCAACCTGGCCCAGCAGCTGGTGCTGCCGGTGTCCTCCGTGCTGGTCCTGGCCTGTACGTTCGCGGGGCACGCGGCGGTCCTGCTGGCCGGGCTGACGGGAGCGGTGACGGTCGCGGTGGGCGCGACGCTGACGGCGCGGCAGGGACAGGCACTGGAGAGCTGA
- a CDS encoding amidohydrolase — translation MSDSARDTVLAPLDARMADLESLYEDLHRHPELGFQESRTSAEAARRLTSYGYEVTTGIGRTGVVGVLRNGPGPVVLLRADMDALPVTERTGLPYASTVPGVMHACGHDVHVTCLAGAADLLAAGREHWSGTLVVLFQPAEEVGDGARAMVEDGLFGEGHGAIPTPDVVLAQHVAPFGAGLIAYAHDACMAASDSLKITFHGTGGHGSRPETAVDPILMAAAFVQRLQSVVAREIAAKDRAVVTVGSFQAGDAPNVIPDQAVVQLSVRTFDEHIRTQVLAAVDRIARAEAAASGAPREPETEVLNTFPVTRNDDRTLEQVNAAFTDHFGAPRLFAYEPAAGSEDAGLIATAADAPLYYWWLGGWDPDEFRTAMASGRLAQDIPSNHSPHFAPVRQPTLTMGVEALTVAALSRLNPAGGPGADRT, via the coding sequence ATGAGCGATAGCGCGCGTGACACCGTACTGGCCCCGCTCGACGCCCGCATGGCGGACCTCGAATCCCTCTACGAAGACCTCCACCGCCACCCCGAACTGGGCTTCCAGGAATCCCGCACGTCCGCCGAGGCGGCCCGCCGCCTGACCTCGTACGGCTACGAGGTCACCACCGGCATCGGCCGGACCGGCGTCGTCGGCGTGCTGCGCAACGGCCCCGGCCCGGTCGTCCTGCTGCGGGCCGACATGGACGCCCTGCCCGTCACCGAACGCACCGGCCTGCCGTACGCCTCCACCGTCCCCGGCGTGATGCACGCCTGCGGCCACGACGTGCACGTCACCTGTCTGGCGGGCGCCGCCGACCTGCTCGCGGCGGGGCGGGAGCACTGGTCCGGCACCCTGGTGGTGCTCTTCCAGCCCGCCGAGGAGGTCGGCGACGGGGCGCGGGCAATGGTCGAGGACGGACTGTTCGGGGAGGGGCACGGTGCCATTCCCACCCCCGACGTGGTGCTCGCCCAGCACGTCGCGCCGTTCGGCGCCGGGCTGATCGCGTACGCGCACGACGCCTGCATGGCGGCCTCGGACAGCCTGAAGATCACCTTTCATGGCACCGGCGGCCACGGCTCCCGCCCCGAGACGGCCGTCGACCCGATCCTGATGGCCGCCGCCTTCGTCCAGCGCCTCCAGTCCGTCGTCGCCCGGGAGATCGCGGCCAAGGACCGGGCCGTCGTCACCGTCGGCTCCTTCCAGGCCGGGGACGCCCCCAACGTCATCCCCGACCAGGCCGTGGTGCAGCTCAGCGTCCGTACCTTCGACGAGCACATCCGCACCCAGGTGCTGGCGGCCGTCGACCGCATCGCCAGGGCCGAGGCCGCCGCCTCCGGCGCGCCGCGGGAGCCGGAGACCGAGGTACTGAACACGTTCCCCGTCACCCGCAACGACGACCGGACGCTGGAGCAGGTCAACGCGGCCTTCACCGACCACTTCGGCGCACCGCGGCTGTTCGCCTACGAACCGGCCGCCGGCAGCGAGGACGCCGGCCTGATCGCCACGGCTGCCGACGCGCCGCTCTACTACTGGTGGCTGGGCGGCTGGGATCCCGACGAGTTCCGCACCGCCATGGCCTCCGGCCGCCTCGCCCAGGACATCCCCTCGAACCACTCGCCGCACTTCGCGCCGGTGCGCCAGCCGACACTGACCATGGGCGTCGAGGCCCTCACCGTGGCGGCCCTGAGCCGTTTGAATCCGGCCGGTGGGCCCGGGGCGGACCGCACGTAG
- a CDS encoding MerR family transcriptional regulator, protein MPGRGELLSIGAFARASRLSPKALRLYDELGLLPPAQVDPVNGYRRYRIAQLERARLVAWLRQLGMPLARIRDVCELAPGPAAEAVAAYWARTEADTAARRELAAFLVNHLRGKGTSMDTHTGRTPAGQPRARRRLEIRYAALSDTGLVRESNQDTAYAGERLLAVADGFGGAGASAGAAAVAALRGLEDFDGGALRPGDLLNALADAAREANRSVGEVVAAGSGTGSGSDTGSGSGAGAGTDHAGTTLTALLWTGSHLALAHVGDSRAYLLRDGGLLQITHDHTHVWSLVEEGRLTPEEAESHPQRALLVRALDGGTDCEPEVGLHEARPGDRYLLCSDGLSGVVPADAVRDVLAGASDPGQAVRDLVALAHEAGAPDNVSCVVADVSVPG, encoded by the coding sequence CTGCCGGGGCGTGGTGAACTGCTGAGTATCGGGGCGTTCGCCAGGGCTTCGCGGCTCTCGCCGAAGGCGCTGCGGCTGTACGACGAGCTGGGGCTGCTGCCGCCCGCGCAGGTCGATCCCGTCAACGGGTACCGCCGTTACCGCATCGCCCAGTTGGAGCGGGCGCGGCTGGTCGCCTGGCTGCGGCAGCTCGGTATGCCGCTGGCCCGTATACGGGACGTGTGCGAGCTGGCGCCGGGACCGGCCGCCGAAGCGGTGGCGGCGTACTGGGCGCGGACCGAGGCCGACACCGCCGCCCGCCGTGAGCTGGCCGCCTTCCTCGTGAACCACCTGAGAGGGAAGGGCACGAGCATGGACACGCACACGGGGCGGACACCGGCGGGGCAGCCGCGGGCGCGGCGCCGCCTGGAGATCCGTTACGCGGCACTGTCGGACACCGGGCTGGTCCGGGAGAGCAACCAGGACACGGCGTACGCGGGCGAGCGGCTGCTGGCCGTCGCCGACGGGTTCGGCGGGGCCGGGGCGTCCGCCGGGGCCGCGGCGGTCGCAGCGCTGCGCGGCCTGGAGGACTTCGACGGCGGGGCACTGCGGCCCGGCGACCTGCTGAACGCGCTGGCGGACGCGGCCCGGGAGGCGAACCGGTCGGTGGGGGAGGTGGTGGCGGCCGGTTCCGGTACCGGTTCCGGCTCTGATACCGGTTCCGGTTCTGGTGCCGGTGCTGGCACGGACCACGCCGGCACCACCTTGACCGCCCTGCTCTGGACCGGTTCCCACCTCGCCCTCGCCCACGTGGGGGACTCCCGTGCCTACCTGCTGCGCGACGGCGGGCTGTTGCAGATCACGCACGACCACACCCACGTATGGTCCCTCGTCGAGGAGGGGCGGCTGACTCCCGAAGAGGCCGAGTCGCACCCGCAACGCGCGCTCCTGGTACGGGCCCTGGACGGTGGTACCGACTGTGAGCCCGAGGTGGGACTGCACGAGGCCCGCCCCGGGGACCGCTACCTACTGTGCTCCGACGGCCTGTCGGGAGTGGTGCCCGCCGACGCCGTACGGGACGTCCTGGCCGGGGCGTCGGACCCCGGCCAGGCCGTACGGGACCTGGTGGCGCTGGCCCATGAGGCGGGGGCGCCGGACAACGTGAGCTGTGTGGTGGCGGACGTGTCGGTGCCCGGGTAG
- a CDS encoding NAD(P)/FAD-dependent oxidoreductase, whose amino-acid sequence MTPASSHHQIVIIGGGTAGITVAARLRRAGLRDIAVLEPSETHWYQPLWTLVGGGQAPLRAALRTEAEVMPPGVRWLRESAASVDPAARTVGTASGRTISYDRLVLAPGLSLDWDGIPGLAQALGHGGVSSNYRPDLAPLTWDFIRRTKRGTALFTMPSGPVKCGGAPQKIAYLAADHWRKRGVLGRVRTILVLPEPAMFKVPVFNRALEETARRYGIEVRLQSELTQVDGAAREAEIVDHATGEKETIRYDLLHAVPPQRAPQWVADSPLADPASPFGYAKADRETLQNPDFPEVFAIGDVANLPTSKTGAAIRKQAPVVVANLRAGLRGRSATARYDGYTSCPLVTARHKMLLAEFDYDLKPAPSIPFIDTTKERTDMWFLKRYGLPQLYFKGMLKGLA is encoded by the coding sequence ATGACCCCCGCCTCGTCGCACCACCAGATCGTCATCATCGGCGGCGGTACCGCGGGCATCACCGTCGCCGCCCGGCTGCGCCGCGCCGGACTGCGCGACATCGCGGTGCTGGAACCCTCCGAGACGCACTGGTACCAGCCGCTGTGGACGCTGGTCGGCGGCGGGCAGGCGCCGCTGCGGGCCGCGTTGCGCACGGAGGCGGAGGTCATGCCGCCCGGCGTGCGCTGGCTGCGCGAGTCCGCCGCCTCGGTCGACCCTGCCGCGCGGACGGTCGGCACCGCGTCGGGGCGGACGATCTCCTACGACCGGCTGGTGCTCGCCCCCGGGCTGTCCCTCGACTGGGACGGCATACCGGGCCTGGCGCAGGCCCTCGGCCACGGCGGCGTCTCCAGCAACTACCGGCCCGATCTGGCCCCGCTGACCTGGGACTTCATCCGGCGCACCAAGCGCGGTACGGCGCTGTTCACGATGCCGTCCGGGCCGGTGAAGTGCGGCGGCGCGCCGCAGAAGATCGCGTACCTCGCCGCCGACCACTGGCGCAAGCGCGGGGTGCTGGGCCGCGTCCGTACGATCCTGGTGCTGCCCGAGCCCGCCATGTTCAAGGTGCCGGTCTTCAACCGGGCGCTGGAGGAGACGGCGCGGCGGTACGGCATCGAGGTGCGCCTCCAGTCGGAGCTGACGCAGGTGGACGGCGCCGCGCGGGAGGCGGAAATCGTCGACCACGCGACCGGCGAGAAGGAGACGATCCGCTACGACCTGCTGCACGCCGTACCGCCGCAGCGTGCGCCGCAGTGGGTGGCGGACAGCCCGCTCGCCGATCCGGCCTCCCCCTTCGGCTACGCCAAGGCCGACCGGGAGACGCTCCAGAACCCGGACTTCCCCGAGGTGTTCGCGATCGGTGACGTGGCCAACCTGCCGACGTCCAAGACGGGCGCCGCGATCCGCAAGCAGGCCCCGGTCGTCGTCGCCAACCTGCGCGCCGGGCTGCGCGGACGGTCCGCCACCGCCCGCTACGACGGCTACACCTCCTGCCCGCTGGTGACCGCCCGCCACAAGATGCTGCTGGCCGAGTTCGACTACGACCTGAAGCCCGCGCCGTCCATCCCGTTCATCGACACGACGAAGGAGCGGACGGACATGTGGTTCCTGAAGCGGTACGGGCTGCCGCAGCTGTACTTCAAGGGCATGCTCAAGGGACTCGCCTGA
- a CDS encoding sulfite exporter TauE/SafE family protein: protein MTALPCGLVIGLLLGALGGGGSILAVPALVYLLHQSPHEATAGALVVVGIGAASGLACHARAGRVRWAAGAAFGGLGTAGTYLGSRWSAALDPTVLMTAFAGLMLAVAAVMLVRTWREREKARPTEREKASPTERDKASPTERKKASPTEQELAHPAAQEGEPSAVQEGEPSAVQEGEPPAVQEGEPPAARKKTRPVPHRSPIPSPIPSPTPAPTPAPPPTPTPATRLAPALRIGATATAVGLLTGFFGVGGGFVVVPALTLVLGLEMPVAVGTSLLVILVNSVTAFATRAGAGGLDWPLLASFAACAALGSWLGNRLAARVRPQALSTAFASLVTVLAISMAVTSIPRL, encoded by the coding sequence GTGACGGCACTGCCCTGCGGACTGGTCATCGGGCTGCTGCTGGGCGCGCTCGGTGGCGGCGGGTCGATCCTCGCCGTACCGGCGCTGGTCTACCTCCTGCACCAGTCGCCGCACGAGGCAACGGCGGGCGCGCTCGTCGTGGTCGGCATCGGCGCGGCCTCCGGCCTGGCCTGCCACGCCCGCGCCGGCCGGGTCCGCTGGGCGGCGGGAGCGGCCTTCGGCGGGCTGGGCACCGCCGGTACGTACCTGGGCTCGCGCTGGAGCGCGGCCCTGGACCCGACGGTCCTGATGACCGCGTTCGCCGGGCTGATGCTGGCGGTGGCGGCCGTGATGCTCGTACGGACCTGGCGCGAGCGGGAGAAGGCACGCCCGACCGAACGGGAGAAAGCGAGCCCGACCGAACGGGACAAAGCGAGCCCGACTGAGCGGAAGAAAGCGAGCCCGACCGAACAGGAGTTGGCGCACCCCGCCGCACAGGAGGGAGAGCCCTCAGCCGTACAGGAGGGAGAGCCGTCAGCCGTACAGGAGGGAGAGCCCCCAGCCGTACAGGAGGGAGAGCCTCCAGCCGCACGAAAAAAGACACGGCCCGTCCCCCACCGCTCCCCGATCCCCTCTCCAATCCCCTCTCCGACCCCAGCTCCGACCCCCGCTCCGCCCCCGACCCCAACGCCCGCCACCCGCCTGGCCCCCGCCCTGCGCATCGGCGCGACCGCCACCGCCGTCGGCCTGCTGACCGGCTTCTTCGGTGTCGGCGGCGGCTTCGTCGTCGTACCGGCGCTGACGCTCGTCCTCGGCCTGGAGATGCCGGTCGCCGTCGGTACGTCCCTCCTCGTCATCCTCGTCAACTCCGTCACGGCCTTCGCCACCCGGGCCGGGGCCGGCGGTCTGGACTGGCCGCTGCTGGCCTCCTTCGCCGCCTGCGCCGCGCTCGGCAGCTGGCTCGGCAACCGGCTGGCCGCCCGGGTGCGGCCACAGGCCCTGTCCACGGCGTTCGCGTCGCTGGTCACGGTCCTCGCCATATCGATGGCGGTCACCAGCATTCCCCGCTTATAG